The proteins below come from a single Corylus avellana chromosome ca3, CavTom2PMs-1.0 genomic window:
- the LOC132174934 gene encoding respiratory burst oxidase homolog protein A-like translates to MSAPASIREGSLSKLQHFSVELQAELVRRFSWSHNHASSISMTSAVAQTSAGADNNYALALEGRAQRRQLARLNQNRSGAQRALRGLRFISTKTQDAVDAWDQVHSNFDVLARDGFLDRTDFARCIEMEDSKDFGLEMFDALSHRRGLDKINRDELHDFWLQIADESFDSRLQVFFQMVDKNEDGRVTEDEIKEIIMLSASTNKLRRVKEQAEEYAALVMEVLDQEKIGYIELWQLEAMLVQQGTFLDQFSPALNYSTQALSRQKLLIDVLQRNWRRIFVLSLWFITMIWLFTWKFYQYKSKDAFKVMGYCVLTAKGAAETLKFNMALILLPVCRSTITWLRSTILAYVIPFDDNINFHKTIAAAIVIGIILHAGSHLTCDFPRLSNLPQKKYATILTKLDFGVDKPSYTRLIKGIEAQTGIAMVVLMAVAFTLATRWFRRSLIKLPKPFDRFTGFNAFWYSHHLFVAVYILFIVHGTFLYMAHKWYLKTTWMYLAVPVLVYAGERALRFFRSASHLVRLLEVAIYPGNVLMLKMSKPPRFKYKSGQYLLIQCPTLSRFQWHPYSITSAPGDDYLSVHIRQLGDWTQDLMRVFSQAIPMAGNSTGIRRVDETTQEGWPKLLIDGPYGAPAQDYRKYDVLLLVGMGIGATPFISILKDLLNNIIKMEEAADSISDVTAYFYWVTREQGSFDWFKGVIDEVDALDQKGVIEMHNYLTSVYEEGDARSALISMLQALNHAKNGVDIVSGTRVRTHFGRPKWKKVFSMMCSKHIGARIGVFYCGAPVLAKELNKLCNEFNQKGPAKFEFHKEHF, encoded by the exons ATGTCAGCACCTGCTTCAATTAGGGAGGGCTCGTTAAGCAAGCTCCAACACTTCTCCGTGGAGCTCCAGGCTGAGTTGGTGCGGCGGTTCTCGTGGAGCCACAACCACGCGTCGTCCATTTCGATGACCTCAGCAGTGGCTCAAACTAGTGCTGGAGCCGATAACAACTACGCCTTGGCACTGGAGGGTCGTGCTCAGAGACGACAGCTGGCTCGACTTAATCAAAATCGATCCGGTGCTCAGAGAGCCCTACGCGGTCTCAGATTTATAAGCACCAAAACCCAAGATGCTGTGGATGCATGGGATCAAGTCCATAGCAACTTCGATGTCCTCGCTAGAGACGGATTTCTCGACCGCACTGACTTTGCGAGGTGCATAG aAATGGAAGATTCCAAGGACTTTGGGTTAGAAATGTTCGATGCCTTGAGTCATAGACGAGGGCTTGACAAGATCAACCGAGATGAGCTGCACGACTTCTGGTTGCAAATCGCGGATGAAAGCTTTGATTCACGGCTCCAGGTCTTCTTCCAAAT GGTGGACAAGAATGAAGATGGTCGTGTCACAGAGGATGAAATTAAAGAG ATCATCATGCTGAGCGCATCTACAAACAAGCTACGGAGAGTGAAGGAACAAGCAGAGGAATATGCAGCGCTTGTGATGGAAGTGTTGGACCAAGAAAAAATTGGTTACATAGAG CTTTGGCAACTAGAGGCGATGCTAGTACAGCAGGGTACGTTCCTTGATCAATTTAGTCCTGCGCTAAATTACAGCACCCAAGCCTTGAGCCGCCAGAAGCTGCTAATAGATGTTTTACAAAGAAATTGGAGGAGAATCTTCGTGTTGAGCTTGTGGTTTATTACCATGATTTGGCTCTTCACGTGGAAATTTTATCAGTACAAAAGCAAAGATGCGTTCAAAGTCATGGGTTACTGTGTGCTCACAGCCAAGGGTGCTGCTGAGACCCTCAAGTTCAACATGGCCCTCATTCTGTTGCCCGTCTGTAGGAGTACAATCACTTGGCTCAGATCCACAATTCTAGCCTACGTGATTCCTTTTGACGACAACATCAATTTTCACAAG ACCATCGCTGCAGCTATTGTTATTGGCATCATTCTCCATGCCGGAAGTCACCTTACCTGTGACTTTCCTAGGCTTTCCAACTTGCCTCAGAAAAAATATGCGACAATACTTACAAAGCTTGACTTCGGGGTAGATAAACCCAGCTACACGAGGCTGATCAAAGGGATAGAAGCGCAGACGGGAATTGCAATGGTGGTGTTGATGGCGGTTGCATTTACACTTGCAACAAGATGGTTCAGACGGAGCCTTATCAAGCTGCCCAAGCCCTTTGATAGGTTCACTGGTTTCAATGCCTTCTGGTATTCGCACCACCTATTCGTTGCGGTTTATATCTTGTTCATTGTACACGGCACATTCCTGTATATGGCGCACAAGTGGTACCTGAAGAcg acATGGATGTATCTTGCAGTTCCTGTTTTAGTATATGCTGGAGAAAGGGCCTTGAGGTTCTTTCGGTCTGCGTCCCATCTTGTCCGTCTTCTGGAg GTTGCCATATATCCGGGAAACGTTCTGATGTTGAAGATGTCTAAGCCACCCCGGTTTAAATACAAGAGCGGGCAATACTTGTTAATCCAATGTCCCACTCTTTCGAGATTTCAATG GCATCCATATTCCATTACATCTGCCCCCGGAGATGACTACCTGAGTGTTCACATTAGGCAGCTAGGTGATTGGACACAAGATCTTATGCGGGTATTCTCTCAAGCCATTCCTATGGCCGGAAATAGTACTGGGATTCGCAGGGTTGACGAAACAACCCAGGAAGG TTGGCCGAAGCTCTTAATCGACGGACCTTATGGTGCCCCAGCACAAGACTACCGGAAGTATGATGTCTTGCTACTTGTTGGTATGGGGATTGGAGCAACACCTTTTATCAGTATTCTCAAAGATTTGCTCAACAACATTATCAAAATGGAGGAGGCAGCA GATTCAATCTCGGATGTCACTGCATACTTCTACTGGGTAACGAGGGAGCAAGGCTCCTTTGATTGGTTTAAAGGGGTCATTGATGAAGTTGATGCTCTTGATCAAAAG GGTGTCATTGAGATGCACAACTACCTGACTAGTGTGTATGAGGAAGGAGACGCCCGATCGGCCCTCATTAGCATGCTGCAAGCACTCAACCATGCTAAAAATGGCGTGGACATTGTTTCAGGCACTAGG GTTCGAACGCATTTTGGAAGGCCTAAATGGAAGAAAGTTTTCTCCATGATGTGTTCCAAGCACATTGGTGCAAGAATTG GGGTATTCTACTGTGGGGCACCGGTTTTGGCTAAAGAACTCAACAAGCTCTGCAATGAGTTCAATCAAAAAGGCCCAGCCAAGTTTGAATTCCACAAGGAGCATTTCTAG
- the LOC132174089 gene encoding RING-H2 finger protein ATL39-like — translation MEVPSPSPGVGDFGGKAEILPHSVYKMHEQNNLFLPIFWGIFASLVVIFFLLVHYFHCRRRQANHNRVEEVEMQQAVNGAVDPDLLSKVIYHPGGSDIPFQQDTCTLCLCNYDDGDELTLLSSCGHAYHNGCIAEHFSRNTTCPVCRKSVSLVLVGSHN, via the coding sequence ATGGAAGTTCCCTCCCCCTCACCCGGAGTCGGAGACTTTGGAGGAAAAGCAGAAATATTGCCTCATTCCGTATACAAAATGCACGAGCAAAATAACCTTTTCCTTCCGATATTTTGGGGAATCTTTGCCTCCCTCGTCGTCATTTTCTTCCTGTTGGTCCATTATTTCCACTGTCGTCGCCGTCAAGCCAACCACAACCGAGTGGAGGAGGTAGAAATGCAACAGGCGGTTAATGGTGCCGTTGATCCTGATTTACTGTCGAAGGTCATTTACCACCCTGGCGGCTCCGATATACCCTTCCAACAGGACACGTGTACGTTGTGCCTGTGCAACTATGATGACGGGGACGAGCTTACTTTGCTTAGCTCTTGCGGCCATGCCTACCACAACGGGTGCATAGCAGAGCACTTTTCCAGGAACACAACATGTCCCGTTTGCCGTAAGTCTGTCTCACTTGTACTTGTGGGGTCTCATAATTAA